A region from the Streptomyces lydicus genome encodes:
- a CDS encoding ADP-ribosylglycohydrolase family protein, which yields MTYASEQTPAAAPETRPEARPASAPDTPGAPASPDAPDASDAGAVRTLTARTVPPVAEPSPAGPVPPAVPAPPSLEDRAAGCLVGAAVGDALGGPVQGWSPEEIVKRHGGRVEGIVGPFHDNWRTARPLTPFHKGDGHVTDDTLMTHALVRVYETVRDHLDAYDIADHLVPDLIGTPRWIPELETEALPLQRIFLAEKWIVARLHYGHADPREAGVGNIVNCGAAMYMAPVGIVNAGNPDRAYAEALDIAGAHQASYGREAAGVFAAAVAAAFLPDATPSSVVVQALRLAKDGTRAAIEAVCEAASSVTEAESAPAPLRAAVAPFDTVGPDYRNPSLGARRPSRLHAVEELPIALGMLLTGGGDYRATVLGAVNYGRDCDSIATMCGALVGALRGAAAVPAEWSEEVARASRLDLQAPGAALATVAREVFTRDRARARTHEQAFTAISAIPAMTEAGGR from the coding sequence ATGACGTACGCAAGCGAGCAGACACCGGCCGCGGCGCCGGAGACGAGGCCGGAGGCGAGGCCGGCCTCGGCACCGGATACGCCGGGTGCACCGGCTTCGCCGGACGCACCGGACGCCTCCGACGCGGGGGCCGTCCGGACCCTCACGGCCCGCACCGTCCCGCCGGTCGCCGAACCGTCGCCCGCGGGGCCGGTGCCGCCCGCCGTCCCGGCCCCGCCGTCCCTGGAGGACCGGGCGGCCGGCTGCCTGGTCGGCGCCGCCGTCGGCGATGCGCTCGGCGGGCCCGTGCAGGGCTGGTCGCCGGAGGAGATCGTCAAACGGCACGGCGGCCGGGTCGAGGGCATCGTCGGACCGTTCCACGACAACTGGCGCACCGCCCGCCCGCTCACGCCGTTCCACAAGGGCGACGGCCACGTCACCGACGACACCCTGATGACACATGCGCTGGTGCGGGTCTACGAGACGGTGCGCGACCACCTCGACGCCTATGACATCGCCGACCACCTCGTCCCGGACCTGATCGGCACCCCGCGCTGGATCCCGGAACTGGAGACCGAGGCGCTGCCGCTGCAGCGGATCTTCCTCGCCGAGAAGTGGATCGTGGCGCGGCTGCACTACGGGCACGCGGACCCCCGCGAGGCGGGCGTCGGCAATATCGTCAACTGTGGTGCGGCGATGTACATGGCTCCGGTCGGCATCGTCAACGCCGGCAACCCGGACCGGGCGTACGCCGAGGCGCTGGACATCGCCGGTGCGCACCAGGCCTCCTACGGGCGGGAGGCGGCGGGGGTGTTCGCCGCGGCCGTGGCCGCCGCGTTCCTGCCGGACGCCACCCCGTCCTCGGTCGTCGTCCAGGCGCTGCGGCTGGCCAAGGACGGCACCCGCGCCGCGATCGAGGCGGTCTGCGAAGCCGCGTCGTCGGTCACCGAAGCCGAGTCGGCACCGGCGCCGCTGCGGGCGGCCGTCGCCCCCTTCGACACGGTGGGCCCGGACTACCGCAACCCGTCGCTCGGCGCCCGGCGGCCCTCCCGGCTGCACGCCGTCGAGGAACTTCCCATCGCCCTGGGCATGTTGCTGACCGGTGGCGGCGACTACCGGGCCACGGTCCTCGGCGCGGTCAACTACGGCCGCGACTGCGACTCGATCGCCACGATGTGCGGCGCGCTGGTCGGCGCCCTGCGCGGCGCGGCGGCGGTACCGGCCGAGTGGAGCGAGGAGGTCGCCCGCGCCAGCCGTCTCGATCTGCAGGCGCCCGGGGCCGCGCTGGCCACCGTCGCCCGCGAGGTCTTCACCCGTGACCGGGCCCGTGCCCGCACCCACGAGCAGGCCTTCACCGCGATCTCGGCCATCCCCGCGATGACGGAGGCGGGCGGACGGTGA
- a CDS encoding glutamate synthase subunit beta — protein MADPKGFLNHEREIAKTRPVEERVKDWNEVYQPGSLLPIISKQASRCMDCGIPFCHNGCPLGNLIPEWNDYAYREDWTEASERLHATNNFPEFTGRLCPAPCEAACVLGINQPPVTIKNVEVSIIDKAWDNGDVTPQPPERLSGKTVAVIGSGPAGLAAAQQLTRAGHTVAVYERADRIGGLLRYGIPEFKMEKRHINRRIEQMRAEGTKFRTEVEIGRDLDAKKLRKRYDAVVIAAGSTTSRDLPVPGRELNGIHFAMEYLPLANKVQEGDLTVAPISAEGKHVVVIGGGDTGADCVGTAHRQGAASVTQLEIMGKPGDERNPGQPWPTFPMLYKVTSAHEEGGERIYSVSTTHFEGDEDGNVQWLHLTEVEFKDGRPEPKPGTERKIPAQLVTLAMGFTGTDQENGLVEQFGLELDERGNIARDADFATNVPGVYVAGDAGRGQSLIVWAIAEGRSAAKGVDRFLTGVSALPAPIKPTDRALTV, from the coding sequence ATGGCTGACCCCAAGGGCTTCCTGAACCACGAGCGCGAGATCGCCAAGACCCGCCCCGTCGAGGAGCGCGTCAAGGACTGGAACGAGGTCTACCAGCCCGGCTCCCTGCTGCCGATCATCAGCAAGCAGGCGTCGCGCTGCATGGACTGCGGCATCCCGTTCTGCCACAACGGCTGCCCGCTCGGAAACCTCATCCCCGAGTGGAACGACTACGCCTACCGCGAGGACTGGACCGAGGCCAGCGAGCGGCTGCACGCGACCAACAACTTCCCGGAGTTCACCGGTCGCCTCTGCCCCGCGCCCTGCGAGGCCGCCTGTGTGCTGGGCATCAACCAGCCGCCGGTGACCATCAAGAACGTCGAGGTCTCCATCATCGACAAGGCGTGGGACAACGGCGACGTCACCCCGCAGCCGCCCGAGCGCCTGTCCGGCAAGACCGTCGCCGTCATCGGCTCGGGCCCCGCGGGCCTGGCCGCCGCCCAGCAGCTGACCCGGGCCGGCCACACCGTCGCCGTCTACGAGCGCGCGGACCGTATCGGCGGTCTTCTCCGCTACGGCATCCCCGAGTTCAAGATGGAGAAGCGGCACATCAACCGCCGCATCGAGCAGATGCGCGCGGAGGGCACCAAGTTCCGCACCGAGGTGGAGATCGGCCGGGACCTCGACGCGAAGAAGCTGCGCAAGCGCTACGACGCCGTGGTCATCGCCGCCGGCTCCACCACCTCCCGCGACCTTCCGGTGCCCGGCCGCGAGCTGAACGGCATCCACTTCGCGATGGAGTACCTGCCGCTGGCCAACAAGGTGCAGGAGGGTGACCTGACCGTCGCCCCGATCAGCGCCGAGGGCAAGCACGTGGTCGTCATCGGCGGCGGCGACACCGGCGCGGACTGCGTCGGCACCGCCCACCGCCAGGGCGCGGCCTCGGTCACCCAGCTGGAGATCATGGGCAAGCCGGGCGACGAGCGGAACCCGGGCCAGCCCTGGCCGACCTTCCCGATGCTCTACAAGGTCACCTCCGCGCACGAGGAGGGCGGCGAGCGGATCTACTCCGTCTCCACCACCCACTTCGAGGGCGACGAGGACGGCAACGTCCAGTGGCTGCACCTGACCGAGGTGGAGTTCAAGGACGGCCGCCCGGAGCCGAAGCCCGGCACCGAGCGGAAGATCCCGGCCCAGCTGGTCACCCTCGCCATGGGCTTCACCGGCACCGACCAGGAGAACGGCCTGGTCGAGCAGTTCGGCCTGGAGCTCGACGAGCGCGGCAACATCGCCCGCGACGCGGACTTCGCCACCAACGTCCCCGGCGTGTACGTCGCCGGTGACGCCGGCCGCGGCCAGTCGCTGATCGTGTGGGCCATCGCCGAGGGCCGTTCCGCGGCCAAGGGCGTGGACCGCTTCCTCACCGGAGTCAGCGCCCTGCCGGCTCCCATCAAGCCGACGGACCGCGCACTGACCGTGTGA
- a CDS encoding CaiB/BaiF CoA transferase family protein has protein sequence MTATGAGARPDGAAPSPGPLAGLRVLDLATLFAGPLAATLLGDYGAEVIKVEHPHRPDPSRGHGPAKDGIGLWWKLLGRNKKTVTLDLSHPEGREVLLRLAAGADVVIENFRPGTLERWGLGWDELSARRPGLVLARVTGFGQFGPYARRPGFGTLAEAMSGFAAITGEPDGPPTLPPFGLADAVAALTTSYAVMAALHARAATGRGQVIDLALIEPMLTVLGPQPLWYDQLGHLQPRTGNRSPNVAPRNTYRTADGSWVAVSTSAESVAARVMRLVGRPEVIDEPWFATGEGRARHADELDAAVAGWIARHDRAEVLAAFEKAEAAVAPVYDIREVMADPQYRALGTITEVPDDELGTVRMQNVLFRLSETPGAIRWAGRPHGADTDEVLAGIGLTGPEIEGLRASGVL, from the coding sequence GTGACGGCCACCGGGGCCGGCGCCCGGCCCGATGGTGCGGCGCCCTCCCCCGGTCCGCTCGCCGGGCTGCGGGTGCTCGATCTCGCCACGCTGTTCGCCGGTCCGCTCGCCGCCACCCTGCTGGGGGACTACGGCGCCGAGGTGATCAAGGTCGAGCATCCGCACCGCCCCGACCCGTCACGCGGCCACGGGCCCGCCAAGGACGGCATCGGACTGTGGTGGAAGCTGCTGGGCCGCAACAAGAAGACCGTCACCCTCGATCTCTCCCACCCGGAGGGCCGGGAGGTCCTGCTGCGGCTGGCCGCCGGGGCCGACGTCGTCATCGAGAACTTCCGGCCCGGGACCCTGGAGCGCTGGGGGCTGGGCTGGGACGAGCTGTCCGCGCGCCGTCCGGGGCTGGTGCTGGCGCGGGTCACCGGCTTCGGGCAGTTCGGCCCGTATGCCCGGCGCCCCGGGTTCGGCACCCTGGCCGAGGCGATGAGCGGCTTCGCCGCGATCACCGGTGAGCCGGACGGCCCGCCGACCCTGCCGCCGTTCGGCCTCGCCGACGCGGTCGCCGCGCTGACCACGTCGTACGCCGTGATGGCCGCACTGCACGCCCGGGCGGCGACCGGCCGCGGCCAGGTCATCGACCTGGCGCTGATCGAACCGATGCTGACCGTCCTCGGCCCCCAGCCGCTCTGGTACGACCAGCTCGGCCACCTCCAGCCGCGGACCGGCAACCGGTCCCCCAATGTCGCGCCGCGCAACACCTACCGCACCGCCGACGGCTCCTGGGTGGCGGTCTCCACCTCGGCCGAGTCGGTCGCCGCGCGGGTGATGCGGCTGGTCGGCCGGCCCGAGGTGATCGACGAGCCCTGGTTCGCGACCGGCGAGGGGCGTGCCCGGCACGCCGATGAGCTCGATGCGGCGGTCGCCGGCTGGATCGCCCGGCACGACCGGGCCGAGGTGCTGGCCGCCTTCGAGAAGGCCGAAGCGGCGGTGGCACCCGTCTACGACATCCGCGAGGTGATGGCGGATCCGCAGTACCGGGCGCTGGGAACGATCACCGAGGTCCCGGACGACGAACTCGGCACCGTCCGGATGCAGAACGTCCTCTTCCGGCTCTCCGAAACACCGGGCGCCATCCGGTGGGCGGGGCGCCCGCACGGCGCGGACACGGACGAGGTGCTCGCCGGGATCGGCCTGACCGGTCCCGAGATCGAGGGGCTGCGCGCGTCGGGGGTGCTGTGA
- the gltB gene encoding glutamate synthase large subunit, which translates to MRLASTHSATTSSASAAAWSPMDGRPAQQGMYDPRNEHDACGVGFVATLTGEASHALVEQALTVLTNLEHRGATGSEPDSGDGAGILLQVPDAFLRENVTFELPEAGAYAVGIAFLPSDAREAADAVSRIETIAGEEGLDVIGWRVVPVAPQLLGNGARATMPAFSQIFVSDGENTGLALDRKAFALRKRAEREAGVYFPSLSARTIVYKGMLTTGQLEPFFPDLSDRRFATAVALVHSRFSTNTFPSWPLAHPYRFVAHNGEINTVKGNRNWMRARESQLATKLFGKENAENLERLFPVCTPDASDSASFDEVLELLHLGGRSLPHSVLMMVPEAWENSPSMDPARRAFYQYHSTMMEPWDGPACVTFTDGIQVGAVLDRNGLRPGRYWVTDDGLVVLSSEVGVLDIDPAKVVRKGRLQPGRMFLVDTAEGRIIEDDEIKAQLAAEHPYQEWLDSGLIELADLPEREHIVHTHASVTRRQQTFGYTEEELRVILAPMAKAGAEPIGSMGTDSPIAALSERPRLLFDYFTQLFAQVTNPPLDAIREELVTSLISSLGPQGNLLEPSAASCRSVTLPFPVIDNDELAKLVHINADGDMPGMKAVTLSGLYRVSGGGESLAARIEQICAEADAAIDDGARLIVLSDRHSDAEHAPIPSLLLTAAVHHHLIGTKERTQVGLLVEAGDVREVHHVALLIGFGAAAVNPYLAMESVEDLVRAGTFLPGIEAEAAIKNLIKALGKGVLKVMSKMGISTVASYRGAQVFEAVGLDEEFVARYFHGTATKIGGAGLDVIAKEVAARHAKAYPASGIAATHRALDIGGEYQWRREGEPHLFDPDTVFRLQHSTRSRRYDIFKQYTDRVNEQSERLMTLRGLFSFAAERPSIPIEEVEPASEIVKRFSTGAMSYGSISQEAHETLAIAMNQLGGKSNTGEGGEDPDRLYDPARRSSIKQVASGRFGVTSEYLVNSDDIQIKMAQGAKPGEGGQLPGHKVYPWVAKTRHSTPGVGLISPPPHHDIYSIEDLAQLIHDLKNANPAARIHVKLVSEVGVGTVAAGVSKAHADVVLISGHDGGTGASPLTSLKHAGGPWELGLAETQQTLLLNGLRDRIVVQTDGQLKTGRDVVIAALLGAEEFGFATAPLVVSGCVMMRVCHLDTCPVGIATQNPTLRERFSGKAEYIVNFFQFIAEEVRELLAELGFRTLDEAIGHAELLNTSRAVDHWKAQGLDLAPLLHVPELAEGAVRHQVIEQDHGLEKALDNELIKLAADALAADSAEAAQPVRAQIAIRNINRTVGTMLGHEVTKKFGGAGLPDDTIDITFTGSAGQSFGAFLPRGITLRLEGDANDYVGKGLSGGRVVVRPDRGADHLAEYSTIAGNTLAYGATGGELYLRGRVGERFCVRNSGATVVSEGVGDHGCEYMTGGNAVVLGETGRNFAAGMSGGFAYVIDLDPANVNKELVDAVNPLDDADKQWLHDVVQRHQEETGSTVAAKLLADWDAAAARFSKVIPPTYQAVLVAKDAAEQAGLSESETHEKMMEAATNG; encoded by the coding sequence ATGCGTCTCGCGTCCACGCACTCCGCGACCACCAGCAGCGCCAGCGCCGCCGCCTGGTCGCCCATGGACGGCCGCCCTGCCCAGCAGGGCATGTACGACCCGCGCAACGAGCACGACGCCTGTGGCGTCGGCTTTGTGGCCACCCTCACCGGCGAGGCCAGCCACGCACTGGTCGAGCAGGCACTCACCGTCCTGACGAATCTGGAGCACCGCGGTGCCACCGGCTCCGAGCCCGACTCGGGTGACGGCGCCGGCATCCTGCTCCAGGTGCCGGACGCGTTCCTTCGCGAGAACGTCACCTTCGAGCTCCCCGAGGCCGGCGCCTACGCCGTCGGCATCGCCTTCCTGCCGTCCGACGCCCGGGAAGCGGCCGACGCCGTCTCGCGCATCGAGACGATCGCCGGCGAAGAGGGCCTGGACGTCATCGGCTGGCGGGTGGTCCCGGTCGCCCCGCAGCTGCTCGGCAACGGCGCCCGCGCCACCATGCCGGCCTTCTCCCAGATCTTCGTGAGCGACGGGGAGAACACCGGTCTGGCCCTGGACCGCAAGGCCTTCGCGCTGCGCAAGCGCGCCGAGCGGGAGGCCGGGGTCTACTTCCCCTCGCTGTCCGCCCGCACGATCGTCTACAAGGGCATGCTGACCACCGGCCAGCTGGAGCCCTTCTTCCCCGACCTGTCCGACCGCCGCTTCGCCACCGCCGTCGCGCTGGTCCACTCGCGGTTCTCCACCAACACCTTCCCGAGCTGGCCGCTCGCCCACCCGTACCGCTTCGTCGCGCACAACGGCGAGATCAACACGGTCAAGGGCAACCGCAACTGGATGCGGGCCCGCGAGTCGCAGCTGGCCACCAAGCTCTTCGGCAAGGAGAACGCCGAGAACCTGGAGCGGCTGTTCCCGGTCTGCACCCCGGACGCCTCCGACTCCGCCTCCTTCGACGAGGTCCTGGAGCTGCTCCACCTCGGCGGCCGCTCACTGCCGCACTCGGTGCTGATGATGGTCCCCGAGGCGTGGGAGAACTCCCCCTCCATGGACCCGGCCCGGCGCGCCTTCTACCAGTACCACTCCACGATGATGGAGCCCTGGGACGGCCCGGCCTGCGTCACCTTCACCGACGGCATCCAGGTCGGCGCGGTCCTCGACCGCAACGGTCTGCGCCCCGGCCGCTACTGGGTCACCGACGACGGCCTGGTCGTGCTCTCCTCCGAGGTCGGCGTCCTGGACATCGACCCCGCGAAGGTGGTCCGCAAGGGCCGCCTGCAGCCCGGCCGGATGTTCCTCGTGGACACCGCCGAGGGCCGCATCATCGAGGACGACGAGATCAAGGCGCAGCTCGCCGCCGAGCACCCCTACCAGGAGTGGCTGGACTCCGGTCTGATCGAGCTCGCCGACCTGCCCGAGCGTGAGCACATCGTGCACACCCACGCCTCGGTCACCCGCCGCCAGCAGACCTTCGGTTACACCGAGGAAGAGCTGCGCGTCATCCTCGCCCCGATGGCCAAGGCCGGCGCCGAGCCCATCGGCTCGATGGGCACCGACTCGCCGATCGCCGCGCTGTCCGAGCGCCCCCGGCTGCTCTTCGACTACTTCACCCAGCTCTTCGCGCAGGTCACCAACCCGCCGCTGGACGCCATCCGCGAGGAGCTGGTCACCTCGCTGATCTCCTCCCTCGGCCCGCAGGGCAACCTCCTGGAGCCGAGCGCGGCCTCCTGCCGCAGCGTGACCCTGCCGTTCCCGGTCATCGACAACGACGAGCTGGCCAAGCTCGTCCACATCAACGCCGACGGCGACATGCCCGGCATGAAGGCCGTGACCCTCTCCGGCCTCTACCGGGTCTCCGGCGGCGGCGAGTCGCTGGCCGCCCGGATCGAGCAGATCTGCGCCGAGGCGGACGCCGCCATCGACGACGGCGCCCGGCTGATCGTGCTCTCCGACCGCCACTCCGACGCCGAGCACGCGCCGATCCCGTCGCTGCTGCTCACCGCCGCGGTCCACCACCACCTCATCGGCACCAAGGAGCGCACCCAGGTCGGTCTGCTCGTCGAGGCCGGTGATGTGCGCGAGGTGCACCACGTCGCGCTGCTCATCGGGTTCGGCGCCGCGGCCGTCAACCCCTACCTGGCCATGGAGTCGGTCGAGGACCTGGTCCGCGCCGGTACCTTCCTGCCGGGCATCGAGGCCGAGGCCGCGATCAAGAACCTGATCAAGGCGCTCGGCAAGGGCGTCCTGAAGGTCATGTCCAAGATGGGCATCTCCACCGTCGCCTCCTACCGGGGCGCGCAGGTCTTCGAGGCCGTCGGCCTGGACGAGGAGTTCGTCGCCCGGTACTTCCACGGCACCGCCACCAAGATCGGCGGCGCGGGCCTGGACGTCATCGCCAAGGAGGTCGCGGCGCGGCACGCCAAGGCCTACCCGGCCTCCGGCATCGCCGCCACCCACCGCGCGCTGGACATCGGCGGCGAGTACCAGTGGCGCCGCGAGGGCGAGCCGCACCTCTTCGACCCGGACACCGTCTTCCGGCTCCAGCACTCCACCCGCTCGCGCCGCTACGACATCTTCAAGCAGTACACGGACCGGGTGAACGAGCAGTCCGAGCGGCTGATGACGCTGCGCGGCCTGTTCTCCTTCGCCGCCGAGCGCCCCTCGATCCCGATCGAGGAGGTCGAGCCGGCGTCCGAGATCGTCAAGCGCTTCTCCACCGGCGCCATGTCGTACGGCTCCATCTCCCAGGAGGCGCACGAGACCCTCGCCATCGCCATGAACCAGCTGGGCGGCAAGTCCAACACCGGTGAGGGCGGCGAGGACCCGGACCGTCTCTACGACCCGGCGCGCCGCTCCTCCATCAAGCAGGTCGCCTCCGGCCGCTTCGGTGTGACCTCGGAGTACCTGGTCAACTCCGACGACATCCAGATCAAGATGGCCCAGGGCGCCAAGCCCGGCGAGGGCGGCCAGCTGCCCGGCCACAAGGTCTACCCGTGGGTCGCCAAGACCCGGCACTCCACCCCGGGCGTCGGCCTGATCTCCCCGCCGCCGCACCACGACATCTACTCCATCGAGGATCTGGCTCAGCTGATCCACGACCTCAAGAACGCCAACCCGGCCGCCCGCATCCACGTGAAGCTGGTCTCCGAGGTCGGCGTCGGCACGGTCGCCGCGGGTGTCTCCAAGGCGCACGCGGACGTGGTCCTGATCTCCGGCCACGACGGCGGTACGGGCGCCTCGCCGCTGACCTCCCTCAAGCACGCGGGCGGCCCCTGGGAGCTGGGCCTGGCCGAGACCCAGCAGACGCTGCTGCTCAACGGCCTGCGCGACCGCATCGTGGTGCAGACCGACGGCCAGCTCAAGACCGGCCGCGATGTCGTCATCGCCGCCCTGCTGGGCGCCGAGGAGTTCGGCTTCGCCACCGCACCGCTGGTCGTCTCCGGCTGCGTCATGATGCGGGTGTGCCACCTGGACACCTGCCCGGTCGGTATCGCCACCCAGAACCCGACGCTGCGCGAGCGGTTCAGCGGCAAGGCCGAGTACATCGTCAACTTCTTCCAGTTCATCGCCGAAGAGGTCCGCGAGCTGCTGGCCGAGCTGGGCTTCCGCACCCTCGACGAGGCCATCGGCCACGCCGAGCTGCTGAACACCTCCCGCGCGGTGGACCACTGGAAGGCGCAGGGCCTGGACCTGGCCCCGCTGCTGCACGTCCCCGAGCTGGCCGAGGGCGCCGTGCGCCACCAGGTCATCGAGCAGGACCACGGCCTGGAGAAGGCGCTCGACAACGAGCTGATCAAGCTCGCCGCCGACGCCCTGGCCGCGGACAGCGCCGAAGCCGCCCAGCCGGTCCGGGCGCAGATCGCGATCCGGAACATCAACCGGACCGTCGGCACCATGCTCGGCCACGAGGTCACCAAGAAGTTCGGTGGCGCGGGCCTGCCCGACGACACCATCGACATCACCTTCACCGGCTCGGCCGGCCAGTCCTTCGGTGCGTTCCTGCCGCGCGGCATCACCCTGCGGCTGGAGGGCGACGCCAACGACTACGTCGGCAAGGGCCTGTCGGGCGGCCGGGTCGTGGTCCGCCCGGACCGCGGCGCCGACCACCTCGCCGAGTACTCCACCATCGCCGGCAACACCCTCGCCTACGGCGCCACCGGCGGCGAGCTGTACCTGCGCGGCCGGGTCGGCGAACGCTTCTGCGTCCGCAACTCCGGTGCCACGGTGGTCTCCGAGGGCGTCGGCGACCACGGCTGCGAGTACATGACCGGCGGTAACGCGGTCGTCCTGGGCGAGACGGGCCGCAACTTCGCGGCCGGTATGTCCGGCGGCTTCGCCTACGTCATCGACCTCGACCCGGCCAACGTCAACAAGGAGCTCGTCGACGCGGTGAACCCGCTGGACGACGCCGACAAGCAGTGGCTGCACGACGTCGTGCAGCGCCACCAGGAGGAGACCGGCTCGACCGTCGCCGCCAAGCTCCTCGCCGACTGGGATGCCGCGGCCGCACGTTTCAGCAAGGTCATCCCGCCCACCTACCAGGCAGTGCTCGTCGCCAAGGACGCCGCTGAGCAGGCCGGACTCTCCGAGTCCGAGACCCACGAGAAGATGATGGAGGCGGCGACCAATGGCTGA
- a CDS encoding VIT1/CCC1 transporter family protein produces MEIMDAAAPTHVAHRDNHTHRDVNGGWLRPAVFGAMDGLVSNLALMTGVAGGALSQQTIIITGLAGLAAGAFSMAAGEYTSVASQRELVQAELDIERSELRKHPKDELEELAALYESRGVEPALARQVAAQLSRDPEQALEIHAREELGIDPSDLPSPTVAAVSSFGSFALGALLPVLPYLLGASAIWPAVLLALVGLFACGAVVARVTARSWWFSGLRQLTLGGAAAGVTYALGALFGTVVG; encoded by the coding sequence ATGGAGATCATGGATGCCGCGGCGCCGACGCATGTGGCCCACCGCGACAACCACACCCACCGCGATGTGAACGGCGGCTGGCTGCGCCCCGCCGTCTTCGGTGCGATGGATGGGCTGGTCTCGAACCTCGCCCTGATGACGGGTGTCGCCGGCGGTGCGCTGTCGCAGCAGACGATCATCATCACCGGCCTGGCGGGGCTGGCCGCCGGCGCCTTCTCGATGGCCGCGGGGGAGTACACCTCGGTCGCCTCGCAGCGTGAGCTGGTGCAGGCCGAGCTGGACATCGAGCGGTCCGAGCTGCGCAAGCACCCGAAGGACGAGCTGGAGGAGCTGGCGGCGCTCTACGAGTCCCGCGGGGTCGAGCCGGCGCTCGCCCGGCAGGTCGCGGCGCAGCTGTCCCGGGACCCGGAGCAGGCCCTGGAGATCCATGCGCGCGAGGAGCTGGGGATCGACCCGTCCGACCTTCCTTCGCCCACCGTCGCCGCAGTCTCCTCCTTCGGATCGTTTGCGCTGGGTGCGCTGCTGCCTGTCCTTCCTTACCTGCTGGGGGCGTCCGCGATCTGGCCCGCGGTGCTGCTCGCGCTGGTCGGACTCTTCGCCTGCGGTGCCGTCGTGGCGCGGGTGACGGCGCGTTCCTGGTGGTTCAGCGGGCTGCGGCAGCTGACCCTGGGCGGCGCGGCCGCGGGTGTGACGTACGCCCTGGGAGCACTGTTCGGAACCGTCGTAGGCTGA
- the lgt gene encoding prolipoprotein diacylglyceryl transferase, giving the protein MDLAFIPSPSVGVVHLGPIPLRGYAFCIIIGVFVGVWLGNKRWVQRGGRSGTVADIAVWAVPFGLVGGRLYHVITTYEPYFGPNGHPLDAFKVWEGGLGIWGAVALGAVGAWIGCRRRGIPLPAYADALAPGLAIGQAIGRWGNWFNQELYGKPTDVPWALKISSDPAIGRIGGTYHPTFLYESLWCLGVAALVIWADKRFRLGHGRAFALYVAAYCTGRAWIEYMRVDEAHHILGLRLNVWTALIVFVLAIAYLVVSAKKAPGREAVVEPGAQLAEGEGADESGEGTKGADGVKGVKGAESVDDADADATTAGAAAVKTSPKPASADGTAQAEEPAKSENPETPAKPAESAESAKDEPADGKAEDAADAPAADAAKPAGSGSTKKS; this is encoded by the coding sequence ATGGACCTCGCATTCATTCCCAGCCCGTCGGTCGGCGTCGTACATCTCGGCCCGATCCCGCTGCGCGGCTACGCATTCTGCATCATCATCGGCGTCTTCGTCGGCGTCTGGCTCGGCAACAAGCGCTGGGTACAGCGCGGTGGCCGCTCCGGCACCGTCGCCGACATCGCCGTGTGGGCCGTGCCCTTCGGGCTGGTCGGCGGCCGCCTCTACCACGTCATCACGACGTACGAGCCGTACTTCGGCCCGAACGGCCACCCGCTCGACGCCTTCAAGGTGTGGGAGGGCGGCCTCGGCATCTGGGGCGCTGTCGCGCTCGGAGCCGTGGGCGCCTGGATCGGCTGCCGCCGGCGGGGCATCCCGCTGCCGGCCTACGCCGACGCGCTGGCGCCCGGTCTGGCCATCGGGCAGGCGATCGGCCGGTGGGGCAACTGGTTCAACCAGGAGCTGTACGGCAAGCCGACCGATGTCCCGTGGGCGCTGAAGATCAGCTCCGACCCGGCGATCGGACGGATCGGCGGTACCTACCACCCGACCTTCCTCTACGAGAGCCTGTGGTGCCTCGGCGTCGCGGCGCTGGTGATCTGGGCCGACAAGCGCTTCCGGCTCGGCCACGGGCGGGCGTTCGCGCTGTACGTCGCCGCCTACTGCACCGGGCGCGCCTGGATCGAGTACATGCGGGTCGACGAGGCGCACCACATCCTGGGCCTGCGGCTCAACGTCTGGACCGCGCTGATCGTTTTCGTGCTGGCCATCGCCTACCTGGTGGTCTCCGCCAAGAAGGCACCCGGCCGGGAAGCGGTCGTCGAACCGGGGGCGCAGCTCGCCGAGGGCGAGGGCGCGGACGAGAGCGGTGAAGGCACCAAGGGCGCGGACGGCGTCAAGGGCGTCAAGGGCGCTGAGAGCGTCGACGACGCCGATGCTGACGCCACCACCGCCGGTGCCGCGGCCGTGAAGACCTCGCCGAAGCCGGCCTCCGCCGACGGGACCGCGCAGGCGGAGGAGCCCGCGAAGTCCGAAAACCCCGAGACACCCGCGAAGCCCGCGGAGTCCGCGGAGTCCGCGAAGGACGAGCCCGCGGACGGGAAGGCCGAAGACGCGGCCGACGCCCCCGCGGCGGACGCCGCCAAGCCCGCCGGCAGCGGCAGCACCAAGAAGTCCTGA